The following proteins are encoded in a genomic region of Rubrobacter xylanophilus DSM 9941:
- the rpmF gene encoding 50S ribosomal protein L32 — translation MAVPKKKTSRARRDRRRSHHALRGPGMVACPNCGEMRLPHRVCPECGYYKGRTVVAVEAVE, via the coding sequence ATGGCCGTACCCAAGAAGAAGACCTCGCGGGCCCGCAGGGACCGCCGCCGCTCGCACCACGCGCTGCGGGGTCCGGGGATGGTGGCCTGTCCCAACTGCGGGGAGATGCGCCTGCCGCACCGGGTATGCCCCGAGTGCGGCTACTACAAGGGGCGCACGGTCGTCGCCGTGGAGGCCGTAGAGTAG
- a CDS encoding YceD family protein produces the protein MNELIFLKRPGTDVGEQREYRATFEVEPFDLHGRHHEVTDAEAEVTVTRLSDGVHLDLEVRATVRTTCDRTLQPVELPMRFGDSEFVSRPNDEELAVQDWMLDVPGYARRALPTEIPMQVFAPGTEPVRPAGEEEEVDPRWSGLRGLFGPER, from the coding sequence ATGAACGAGTTGATCTTTCTGAAGCGTCCCGGCACCGACGTGGGCGAGCAGCGCGAGTACCGGGCGACCTTCGAGGTGGAGCCCTTCGATCTGCACGGCCGCCACCACGAGGTGACGGACGCCGAGGCGGAAGTCACGGTAACCCGGCTCTCCGACGGGGTGCACCTGGACCTGGAGGTGCGCGCCACGGTGCGCACGACCTGCGACAGGACCCTGCAGCCCGTGGAGCTTCCCATGCGCTTCGGGGACTCGGAGTTCGTCTCCCGCCCGAACGACGAGGAGCTGGCCGTGCAGGACTGGATGCTGGACGTCCCCGGCTACGCCCGGCGGGCGCTGCCCACCGAGATCCCGATGCAGGTCTTTGCGCCCGGGACGGAGCCGGTGCGCCCCGCGGGCGAGGAGGAAGAGGTGGACCCCCGCTGGAGCGGGCTCCGGGGCCTCTTCGGTCCGGAACGGTAG
- the plsX gene encoding phosphate acyltransferase PlsX yields MRIAVDALGGDNAPQEIVAGALAAARRLPGVEILLVGEPGAVEPLLERAPGNVSLRPSGGAVRMDEEPAAALRSRPDASVAVAARLVRSGEADALFSAGNTGAAVAASLLYIGRIGGCRRPAIATVLPFSHPTLLLDVGATVSCRAQDLLNFAILGSVFARRYLETEGAPRVGLLNVGEEPGKGHDLAREAHRLLAASPQVEFAGNVEGRDLGSGRADVVVTDGFTGNAVLKTAEGVARECLRLVREALLGSLAGRVAALAARPRLLAVRDRVDPENYGGSFLLGVRGAVVIGHGNSTARGVENALAGIARAGGGLVAELEATLARQRAASGREGA; encoded by the coding sequence GTGCGCATCGCGGTAGACGCCCTCGGCGGCGACAACGCGCCGCAGGAGATCGTCGCCGGCGCGCTGGCTGCGGCCCGCCGGCTGCCGGGGGTCGAGATCCTCCTGGTAGGGGAGCCCGGCGCCGTGGAGCCCCTGCTGGAGCGGGCGCCCGGCAACGTCTCCCTGCGCCCCTCGGGCGGCGCGGTCCGGATGGACGAGGAGCCCGCTGCGGCGCTCCGGTCGCGCCCCGACGCCAGCGTGGCGGTGGCCGCCCGGCTGGTCCGCTCCGGGGAGGCCGACGCCCTCTTCTCCGCGGGGAACACGGGGGCCGCGGTGGCCGCCTCCCTGCTGTACATCGGCAGGATCGGGGGCTGCCGGCGCCCCGCGATAGCAACCGTGCTCCCCTTCTCGCATCCCACCCTCCTGCTGGACGTGGGGGCCACCGTCTCCTGCCGGGCGCAGGACCTGCTGAATTTCGCTATCCTTGGCAGCGTGTTCGCCAGACGGTATCTCGAGACGGAGGGAGCCCCCCGCGTGGGCCTGCTGAACGTGGGCGAGGAGCCGGGCAAGGGGCACGACCTGGCGCGGGAGGCCCACCGGCTGCTCGCCGCGAGCCCGCAGGTAGAGTTCGCCGGCAACGTGGAGGGGCGGGACCTGGGCTCGGGGCGGGCGGACGTGGTGGTGACCGACGGCTTCACCGGTAACGCCGTCCTCAAGACCGCCGAGGGGGTGGCCCGCGAGTGCCTGCGGCTGGTGCGGGAGGCCCTCCTCGGGAGCCTGGCCGGGAGGGTGGCGGCGCTCGCCGCGCGCCCCCGGCTGCTCGCCGTCAGGGACCGGGTGGACCCCGAGAACTACGGGGGCTCCTTCCTGCTCGGGGTGAGGGGCGCGGTGGTCATCGGTCACGGCAACTCCACCGCCCGGGGGGTGGAGAACGCGCTCGCCGGGATCGCGCGCGCCGGCGGGGGGCTGGTCGCGGAGCTCGAGGCGACCCTCGCCCGGCAGCGGGCCGCCTCCGGCAGGGAGGGCGCTTGA
- the recG gene encoding ATP-dependent DNA helicase RecG, producing the protein MEAAARSTLPELRRRPVGELPGVGPRIERALRELGISSVADLITHYPSRHEDLSNVRRISELRVGERATVLARVTGTRPVGRPVRGRPPGFSAQLYDGTGYIPAVVWGRHWLQGQLVPGTRVVVSGEVQRRYGIQLAARSIELVDGEDGQGGPHAGRFVPVYPSNRHIQPRRLRTLIHRALAGVGRILDPLPADLLARRDLPALHDAIHEVHFPHDRRSLAAALRRLVFQELFVIQAALAARKAHAARHERGRSHAGDGSLLNPYLQGLPFGFTGAQQRVLGEILADMRSERPMRRLLQGDVGSGKTAVAVAALLTAVEAGGQGALMAPTEVLAEQHYLSISGALRKLPVRVVLLTGSQGAARRREALEALRSGEAHIAVGTHALIQKGVGFRDLSLVVVDEQHRFGVGQRTTIREKGRTPDTLIMTATPIPRTLSLTLYGDLEVSVIDELPPGRKPVETRLVPLGRRHEAYGEVRRELERGRQAYVICPLVEESEALEEVRAAEELYEELRRDIFPERRVGLLHGRMRAQEKREVMSAFRAGRVEVLVATVVVEVGVDVPNASVIVIEGAERFGLSQLHQLRGRVCRGTHPPRCFLVADPATEEAGRRLEALVEHQDGFRLSEVDLAIRGEGTLFGSRQSGMPDLKVAKLLRDVEVLVEARREAFDLVARDPALRSPLHRPLRREIQEVLGRDVEWLFRE; encoded by the coding sequence GTGGAGGCCGCCGCGCGGAGCACGCTGCCGGAGCTGCGCCGCAGGCCGGTGGGCGAGCTGCCCGGGGTCGGGCCCCGGATAGAGCGGGCGCTCCGGGAGCTCGGGATATCCTCCGTCGCCGACCTGATCACCCACTACCCCTCCCGCCACGAGGACCTCTCGAACGTCCGGAGGATCTCCGAGCTGCGGGTGGGGGAGCGGGCCACGGTGCTGGCCCGGGTGACCGGCACCCGGCCGGTCGGCCGGCCCGTCCGGGGGCGCCCGCCCGGGTTCAGCGCCCAGCTCTACGACGGCACCGGCTACATCCCCGCCGTGGTGTGGGGCCGCCACTGGCTGCAGGGGCAGCTCGTGCCCGGCACCCGGGTGGTGGTCTCCGGGGAGGTGCAGCGGCGCTACGGGATACAACTCGCCGCCCGCAGCATCGAGCTGGTGGACGGCGAGGACGGCCAGGGAGGGCCCCACGCGGGGCGCTTCGTCCCGGTCTACCCCTCCAACCGCCACATCCAGCCGCGCCGGCTGCGGACCCTCATCCACCGGGCGCTCGCCGGGGTGGGCAGGATACTCGACCCGCTGCCGGCGGACCTGCTGGCCCGGCGCGACCTGCCGGCCCTCCACGACGCCATCCACGAGGTGCACTTCCCGCACGACCGGCGCTCGCTCGCCGCGGCGCTGCGGCGCCTCGTCTTCCAGGAGCTCTTCGTGATCCAGGCCGCCCTCGCGGCCCGCAAGGCCCACGCCGCCCGGCACGAGCGGGGGCGCTCCCACGCCGGCGACGGCTCGCTGCTGAACCCCTACCTGCAGGGTCTGCCCTTCGGGTTCACCGGCGCCCAGCAGCGGGTGCTGGGGGAGATCCTGGCGGACATGCGCTCCGAGCGGCCCATGCGCCGCCTGCTGCAGGGCGACGTGGGCAGCGGCAAGACCGCGGTCGCCGTCGCCGCGCTCCTCACCGCGGTGGAGGCGGGCGGGCAGGGGGCGCTCATGGCCCCCACCGAGGTGCTGGCCGAGCAGCACTACCTCTCGATCTCCGGCGCCCTGCGAAAGCTGCCCGTCAGGGTGGTCCTGCTCACCGGCTCGCAGGGCGCCGCCCGGCGGCGCGAGGCGCTCGAGGCCCTCCGCTCCGGGGAGGCCCACATCGCGGTGGGCACCCACGCCCTCATCCAGAAGGGGGTGGGCTTCAGGGACCTCTCGCTCGTGGTCGTCGACGAGCAGCACCGCTTCGGGGTGGGCCAGCGGACCACCATCCGCGAGAAGGGGCGGACGCCGGACACCCTGATCATGACGGCCACCCCCATCCCGCGCACGCTCTCGCTCACCCTCTACGGCGACCTGGAGGTCTCGGTCATCGACGAGCTGCCGCCGGGGCGCAAGCCGGTGGAGACCCGCCTGGTGCCGCTGGGGCGGCGCCACGAGGCCTACGGGGAGGTGCGGCGCGAGCTCGAGAGGGGGCGGCAGGCGTACGTGATCTGCCCGCTCGTCGAGGAGTCCGAGGCCCTGGAGGAGGTGCGGGCCGCGGAGGAGCTCTACGAGGAGCTGCGGCGGGACATCTTCCCGGAGCGCCGGGTGGGGCTCCTGCACGGCAGGATGCGGGCGCAGGAGAAGCGGGAGGTCATGTCCGCCTTCCGGGCCGGGCGGGTAGAGGTGCTCGTCGCCACCGTGGTGGTGGAGGTGGGGGTGGACGTTCCCAACGCCAGCGTCATCGTCATAGAGGGTGCCGAGCGCTTCGGCCTCTCGCAGCTGCACCAGCTCCGCGGGCGCGTCTGCCGGGGGACCCACCCTCCCCGGTGCTTTCTCGTCGCCGACCCCGCCACCGAGGAGGCCGGGCGGCGCCTCGAGGCCCTCGTGGAGCACCAGGACGGCTTCAGGCTCTCCGAGGTGGACCTGGCCATCCGGGGCGAGGGCACCCTGTTCGGCAGCCGCCAGAGCGGGATGCCCGACCTCAAGGTCGCCAAGCTCCTGCGCGACGTGGAGGTGCTGGTCGAGGCGCGCCGCGAGGCCTTCGACCTCGTCGCGCGCGACCCCGCCCTCCGCTCCCCCCTCCACCGGCCACTCCGCCGGGAGATACAGGAGGTGCTCGGCCGCGACGTGGAGTGGCTGTTCAGGGAATGA
- the rsmD gene encoding 16S rRNA (guanine(966)-N(2))-methyltransferase RsmD translates to MRVISGEARGVRLAPVPPGVRPTSDRVRESLFNALGQFFEGGEVLDLYAGTGALGIEALSRGCDRAVFVEKSPRAAAAIRENLRRTGLEGRARVVVGDAVREMERLLRDGKVFNLIFADPPYRIAPAGAEGLLRRAEALLAPGGRFILESGEEPALAEKGETRRYGGTFVTIFERSEAK, encoded by the coding sequence ATGAGGGTGATCTCCGGCGAGGCCCGCGGCGTCCGGCTCGCCCCCGTCCCGCCCGGCGTGCGCCCCACCTCCGACCGGGTGCGGGAGAGCCTCTTCAACGCCCTCGGCCAGTTCTTCGAGGGCGGCGAGGTGCTCGACCTCTACGCCGGGACCGGCGCCCTCGGCATAGAGGCCCTCAGCCGCGGCTGCGACCGGGCCGTCTTCGTGGAGAAGAGCCCCCGCGCCGCCGCCGCCATCCGGGAGAACCTCCGGAGGACCGGCCTCGAGGGCCGGGCCCGCGTCGTCGTGGGCGACGCGGTGCGCGAGATGGAGCGGCTGCTCCGCGATGGCAAGGTATTCAATTTGATCTTCGCGGACCCCCCGTATAGAATCGCCCCTGCCGGGGCGGAGGGGCTCCTGAGGCGGGCCGAGGCCCTGCTGGCCCCCGGCGGTCGGTTTATACTGGAGAGCGGCGAGGAGCCCGCGCTGGCAGAGAAAGGAGAGACGCGCCGCTACGGCGGCACGTTCGTCACCATCTTCGAGAGGTCCGAGGCGAAGTGA
- the coaD gene encoding pantetheine-phosphate adenylyltransferase, which translates to MNIAICPGSFDPITTGHLDIIRRASKLFDHVVVAVGSNLRKQPRLSAAERARLIEKVTADLENVSVEVMEGLLVDFAREQGARVVVKGLRAVSDFESEFEQAQLNRTLYPELETVFIMSASQHSFLSSSAVREIAALGGDVRGLVPDGILETVRQIYSRSDGKI; encoded by the coding sequence GTGAACATCGCGATCTGTCCCGGAAGCTTCGACCCCATAACCACCGGGCACCTGGACATAATCCGGAGGGCGTCCAAGCTCTTCGACCACGTGGTGGTGGCGGTGGGGAGCAACCTCAGAAAGCAGCCCCGTCTCTCCGCCGCCGAGCGGGCCCGGCTCATCGAGAAGGTCACCGCGGACCTGGAGAACGTCTCCGTGGAGGTCATGGAGGGGCTGCTCGTGGACTTCGCCCGCGAGCAGGGGGCGAGGGTCGTGGTCAAGGGGCTCAGGGCCGTCTCGGACTTCGAGTCCGAGTTCGAGCAGGCGCAGCTCAACCGCACCCTCTACCCGGAGCTGGAGACCGTCTTTATAATGTCCGCCTCCCAGCACAGCTTCCTCTCCTCCAGCGCGGTCCGGGAGATAGCCGCTCTCGGGGGGGACGTGCGCGGGCTGGTGCCCGACGGGATACTGGAGACCGTCCGGCAGATATACTCCCGCTCGGACGGTAAGATATAA
- a CDS encoding beta-ketoacyl-ACP synthase 3: protein MNRAYGKMLGVGRALGGRVVTNRDLEAVLDTSDEWISTRTGIRERRFVAEGQSCVTLAVEAARRALEHAGVPGASVDLVVCATSTNPESMPSVACLVGEAVGAAGVGAMDLSAACAGFAYAASVAGAMLASGLASRVLLVGADEMTSIVNVRDRSTGILFGDGAGAVVLDRGDGSSGFVDHILGADGRMAPLGRAGHPGDGKRPLYQNGREIFRFAVRMFPEMVEKIMARNGISLDEVQYIIPHQANARIIQAAARKLEVPEEKLVVNVDRFGNTSAASIPLSYPDIFDGLEPGKYIITVGFGFGLTWAANLYRI from the coding sequence TTGAACCGCGCCTACGGGAAGATGCTCGGGGTCGGCCGGGCGCTCGGCGGGAGGGTGGTCACCAACCGCGACCTCGAGGCCGTGCTCGACACGAGCGACGAGTGGATCTCGACCCGCACCGGCATAAGGGAGCGCCGCTTCGTGGCCGAGGGGCAGAGCTGCGTTACCCTGGCCGTCGAGGCCGCGCGGCGGGCGCTGGAGCACGCGGGGGTCCCGGGCGCCTCGGTGGACCTCGTTGTCTGCGCGACCTCCACCAACCCGGAGTCCATGCCCTCGGTGGCGTGCCTCGTGGGGGAGGCCGTGGGCGCCGCGGGGGTCGGGGCTATGGACCTCTCCGCCGCCTGCGCGGGCTTCGCCTACGCGGCCTCCGTCGCCGGGGCCATGCTCGCCTCCGGGCTCGCCAGCCGGGTGCTGCTCGTCGGGGCCGACGAGATGACCTCCATCGTAAACGTCCGGGACCGCTCCACCGGCATCCTGTTCGGCGACGGGGCGGGGGCCGTCGTGCTGGACCGCGGCGACGGGAGCTCCGGCTTCGTGGACCACATCCTCGGCGCCGACGGGCGCATGGCCCCGCTCGGCCGGGCCGGGCACCCGGGCGACGGCAAGAGGCCGCTCTACCAGAACGGGCGCGAGATCTTCCGCTTCGCCGTCCGGATGTTCCCCGAGATGGTCGAGAAGATCATGGCCCGCAACGGCATCTCGCTGGACGAGGTGCAGTACATCATCCCGCACCAGGCCAATGCACGCATAATACAGGCGGCGGCCCGCAAGCTGGAGGTGCCGGAGGAGAAGCTGGTGGTGAACGTGGACCGTTTCGGGAACACGTCGGCGGCGAGCATCCCGCTCTCCTACCCGGACATCTTC